TGTCGCCGCAGTTAATGATTCGTCAGACAACGTGTCCGTTAACCTAATAAATTTTTACTGGATCCCATCCTTTTTTTGCAGGATGGGATCTTTATCTTGAAAAATATTTATAATATAATAAATATCGGGGGAAAAGCACCTAATTTACAACCAAGTCAATTTGGGTTATAATAATATCTTGGGTCCGATCATAAAATCAAATATATAGTGGGGGTGGATCTTTGATGGAGAAATTAAAACACTTGATGATCCTTGTTCTCTGTTTAGGATTCACTTTCACTGTATTGGCAGGCTGCTCAACAGATGAGGATGCAGCTGGCAATGAGTCAGCTGGACAGGAAAATGAAGCTGTTGAGGTCGTCACCATCACTGCCCAGGCTCCAAGTCCTGAAACCACACGGGTGGATAATCTGGTCCGGGCAGCGGAGATGTTAAATGAAGAACTGGAAAAGGAAGGACAAAATATCCGGGTAGAAGTGGAAACCCAAATGTTTGAAGGCAGCTGGGAGGATTACTACAGACAATTTATGTTGGCTTTCCAGTCTGGCAAGGAACCTGACATCTATGTCGCAAGTCATCCCAATACAGGCTGGCTGGCAGACGGCGGCTACATTCAACCATTGGACGAGCTGAAAGAATCTGAGGCTTACGCTGACGTGTACCCTGTGCTATGGGATGCGGTCACCTATAAAGGACACGTTTGGGGAGCCATCCAAGATACTGAAGCCCGTCCAGTTTTTTATAACAAAAATATCTTGAGGGAAATGGGCTGGAGTGAAGAAGAGATTGAGAGTTTGCCCGAAAAGGTCAAAAATGGTGAGTTTACCCTTGATGACCTGCTCCGGGTTGCTGAAGAAGCCGTTTCAAGCGGGGCTGCAAAGTATGGTATCTTGCACCGTCCTGTCAATGGTCCCGATTTTCAGGTCATGCTCTACAATTTTGGCGGACAATTGTATGATCCTGAAGAAAACAAGATCGTCTTTGATAAAGAAGCTGTCCTTAAGCAACTGAGCTTTTTCCATGAAATCGCCCAGAAAAATCTGATCCCCGAAGGATTGTTGTCAATGGAATGGTCCAACATCCATTCCATGGTCGTTAATGGTGAGGTTCTCTTCTACTTTGGGGGTATTTGGAATATCTACAACTGGGGACAAGATGACTTCCACAAAGAACTGGGTAAAGTTGATCCTGAATGGGTGATGGAAAACTTTGGCATGATGCTCTATCCCGCCGCTGAAGAAGGGGGACAACCCATTACCCTGTCTCATCCGTTTGCCTATTTTGTTTCCTCCAACGCCGAGCATAAAGACCTGATTGTCCGCCTGTTGGAGCATGTCATCCATCCAGACCTGCAAACCATTCATAATGTAGAGACATATCACTTGCCGGTAACCGAAAGTGCGGCCGAGCATCCTGATTATAAAGCCAACATCACGCTGGGCGATATTGCCTATATGACGGAGTATACCACCTTCTTGCCCAATCATGAGGGATATGAGCCTTACAGCAATGCCGTCTTTAAAGCCATAGAAGCTGTTCAGCTGGGCAGACAAACACCTGAAGAGGCTCTGGAAGCTTTAGAAGTCCAGTTAAAAAATGACTTGAGAGATCAACTGACCATTTTAGAGTAAATCTTCCCTGTAGAGCTAAATGCAACCCAAGCCCCCTGACTCCTAAGCAGGGGGCTGTCTAAACTGATTGGCAGAAGGAGGGGTGTTATGGAAAAAACACAGCGTTTCTCTTTATATTTGCGTAAGTGGGGATTGCCCGCTTTTATGCTTAGCCCCTTCATGATTCTGGTCACCGTTTTCTACTTCTTGCCTGTCATTTTAATCGTGGTTTTGTCTTTTACCAGCATGGGCTCAGCAATGAGATGGGATTTTATTGGTTTTCAAAATTACAGATTCCTGTTTGAGGATCCCAATCTTCCTACCATCTTGACCAACACTCTGATCTATGTCTCTTTTACGCTTGGCATAAATGTCCTCTTTGGTCTTACCCTCGCCTTGTTAACCACCTATTTTATTCAGAAAGAATCAATCGGATTATTCTTTAGGACGATCTGGATGCTCCCCAGGATGTCACCGCCTGTGGTCTATGTTTTATTATGGTTGTGGTTTTTTGATCCCAGCAGTTATGGTGTGTTAAACAG
This window of the Caldalkalibacillus thermarum genome carries:
- a CDS encoding sugar ABC transporter substrate-binding protein; this encodes MEKLKHLMILVLCLGFTFTVLAGCSTDEDAAGNESAGQENEAVEVVTITAQAPSPETTRVDNLVRAAEMLNEELEKEGQNIRVEVETQMFEGSWEDYYRQFMLAFQSGKEPDIYVASHPNTGWLADGGYIQPLDELKESEAYADVYPVLWDAVTYKGHVWGAIQDTEARPVFYNKNILREMGWSEEEIESLPEKVKNGEFTLDDLLRVAEEAVSSGAAKYGILHRPVNGPDFQVMLYNFGGQLYDPEENKIVFDKEAVLKQLSFFHEIAQKNLIPEGLLSMEWSNIHSMVVNGEVLFYFGGIWNIYNWGQDDFHKELGKVDPEWVMENFGMMLYPAAEEGGQPITLSHPFAYFVSSNAEHKDLIVRLLEHVIHPDLQTIHNVETYHLPVTESAAEHPDYKANITLGDIAYMTEYTTFLPNHEGYEPYSNAVFKAIEAVQLGRQTPEEALEALEVQLKNDLRDQLTILE